In one window of Solanum pennellii chromosome 2, SPENNV200 DNA:
- the LOC107011466 gene encoding cytochrome P450 81D1-like, protein MEVTLLYSTSLSILFVLLLVSSKRRKLNLPPSPLLKLPIVGHLYLLKPPLYRTLANLSTKYGPVFSLQLGTRLVVAISSPSAAEECFTKNDIVFANRPRTMTAKFIGYNSTTVVGSPYGDHWRYLRRLYALEIFSTNRLNNFQSIRQDEIKLLVQRVFRKSGDNFVTPVELKSKLFQMSYNIIMRMVAGKRYYGEEIDNEEANHFRVLVEEVISFGGVSNAADFMPAIFLLFFRSTEKKIAKLGNKMDELLQGLVDEHRHDKSRNTMIDHLLSLQESEPEYYTDQIIKGIVLVMLNAGTETSSVTIEWAMSLLLNHPEVLEKARNEIDNHVGKDRLMDEADLPKLKYLQSIISETLRLFPAAPLLVPHESSDDCKVAGFHIPRGTMLLVNAWSIHRDPLLWEDPESFKPERFHGVEVESWKLLPFGMGRRACPGSGLAQRVVGLALGTLVQCFEWKRVSNEKVDLTEGKGLTMPKAEPLMARCKAREIVHKVLSETS, encoded by the exons ATGGAAGTAACTTTGTTGTATAGTACTTCACTCTCTATTTTGTTTGTGCTTCTACTTGTTTCATCAAAACGAAGAAAACTGAATCTACCACCAAGCCCACTACTTAAACTTCCAATAGTAGGCCATCTCTATCTCCTTAAACCACCTCTATATCGCACTCTTGCTAATCTCTCAACTAAATATGGCCCTGTTTTCTCTCTTCAATTAGGTACCCGTCTTGTTGTAGCAATTTCCTCACCATCTGCTGCCGAAGAATGTTTCACCAAAAATGATATCGTTTTTGCTAATCGCCCTCGGACAATGACTGCAAAATTCATAGGCTATAACTCTACTACTGTCGTTGGTTCTCCTTATGGTGATCACTGGCGCTACCTTCGCCGCCTCTACGCACTTGAAATATTCTCCACTAATCGTCTCAACAATTTTCAGTCTATTAGGCAAGATGAAATCAAACTTTTAGTCCAAAGAGTGTTTCGCAAATCTGGAGACAATTTTGTGACTCCTGTTGAGCTTAAGTCCAAGCTTTTTCAGATGTCGTATAATATTATCATGAGAATGGTAGCTGGAAAGAGATATTACGGTGAAGAGATAGATAACGAGGAGGCAAATCATTTTCGGGTGCTTGTAGAAGAGGTTATTTCTTTTGGGGGTGTATCAAATGCCGCGGATTTCATGCCTGCAATATTTCTGTTGTTTTTCAGGAGTACGGAGAAAAAAATAGCAAAGCTTGGTAATAAGATGGACGAGCTCTTGCAAGGTTTGGTTGATGAACATCGCCACGATAAAAGCAGGAATACTATGATTGATCATTTGCTTTCTTTGCAAGAATCAGAACCAGAGTATTACACTGATCAGATCATCAAAGGGATTGTTTTG GTCATGCTGAATGCGGGGACTGAAACGTCATCTGTGACAATAGAATGGGCGATGTCTCTTCTACTTAACCATCCAGAGGTGTTGGAGAAGGCCAGAAATGAAATAGACAACCATGTGGGTAAGGATCGTTTGATGGATGAAGCGGATTTACCCAAGCTCAAATACCTTCAAAGTATTATCTCCGAGACACTACGATTGTTCCCAGCAGCACCATTGCTAGTGCCTCATGAGTCATCTGATGATTGCAAGGTCGCTGGCTTCCACATTCCACGAGGCACGATGCTACTGGTGAATGCTTGGTCCATCCACAGGGATCCTTTACTTTGGGAGGATCCAGAGAGCTTCAAGCCAGAAAGGTTTCATGGTGTGGAAGTGGAATCATGGAAGCTATTGCCTTTTGGAATGGGAAGGAGAGCTTGCCCTGGCTCCGGACTTGCTCAACGTGTGGTTGGTTTAGCTTTAGGAACTTTAGTGCAGTGTTTTGAATGGAAAAGGGTAAGCAATGAGAAGGTCGATTTGACAGAAGGAAAAGGTCTCACTATGCCAAAAGCTGAGCCACTCATGGCTAGATGCAAAGCTCGTGAAATTGTTCACAAAGTTCTTTCGGAAACATCCTAA
- the LOC107011463 gene encoding uncharacterized protein LOC107011463 has protein sequence MVLGQKKKKKGASFQIDYIVNIQLIRPWPPSESLRSVQSVLLQWENGDRNSGFVTASVEDDYLEINKTFTLFLTLCREKKTKDKFLKNNLDFSLYEYTKDNAAQGPLLGTASINFGEYGIIRETLAISVPLNCKKSSKSLLQPSLYVKVQPAKDKQESDMMIDDAEYDSDFASYTDDDVSSHSSSTFSSSVFEAAWGSPSNNVKVARASPSRLEKSDFNEEAASGTSKSEENTQHAKEKYIDRLISKITSSHMHSQAGMDSQNSADETTDHEFGHDDHLHGETRDLSENKKAKSIKRQVTMSWKALGVQITNGRLKPVKSVQIRDSMTPNVFLGNTEITKNEMKEQTPIETSIAKSTAVEKKEPTNTVEKKEPKSTGEKKEPKNTVEKKEPKNTTSTTSATEKRVPANVLSKSKPEQESRIQMLEEELKEAAAIEVGLYSVVAEHGSSMNKVHTPARRLARFYLHAWRTKSPAKQASAARAAVSGLALVSKACGSDVPRLTFWLSNSIMLRAIISQAAAGLQFNEGAPTESTVNRGKSALEKIYMQQSIKYIANQGNKNYLVKQYYNWEDIESFTQALEKLEGWIFSKITKSLWWQTLTPHMQFGTAKTSKTRASRVKKTYGSRHSLGDQEQGKLSVKLWKRALKDACERLCPLRALGHKCGCLPVLPKLVMKQLVSRLDVAMFNAILRESTEEMPTDPMFDPISDRKVLPIPPGKSSFGAGAQLKNAVGSWSRWLTDLIGFEDEDSPEYSNIFGNDKKTESFKAFRLLNALSNLMMLPFEVLIDASTRKEVCPIFSPVLIKRVLANFVPDEFRPNPIPKNVVETLDSEDVPGEPYTSFPCTATWTAYTPPPALSLTTFIEKVGNQVPKSSGSSVLKKTYTSDVELDELDSPFTSFLADSFKDYPNLAKPARNVVRYQLLREAWKQVPP, from the exons ATGGTACTTggacagaagaagaagaaaaaaggtgCTTCTTTCCAAATTGATTACATTGTTAATATTCAGCTGATCAGGCCTTGGCCTCCATCAGAGTCTTTGAGATCGGTTCAATCTGTATTACTTCAGTGGGAGAATGGTGATCGTAATTCTGGATTTGTTACTGCCTCTGTTGAGGATGACTATCTTGAAATCAACAAGACTTTCACCTTATTCTTAACATTATGTCGcgagaaaaaaacaaaagataaatttcTAAAGAATAACTTGGATTTCTCTTTGTATGAGTACACAAAAGATAATGCAGCTCAAGGTCCGCTATTGGGGACAGCTTCGATTAATTTTGGAGAATATGGAATTATCAGAGAAACTTTAGCTATTAGTGTTCCTTTAAACTGCAAGAAGAGTTCGAAAAGCTTGCTGCAACCATCTTTGTATGTTAAGGTACAGCCAGCAAAAGATAAGCAAGAATCAGACATGATGATTGATGATGCTGAATATGATTCTGATTTTGCTTCTTACACTGATGATGATGTTTCCTCGCATTCATCCtcaactttttcttcttctgttttTGAAGCTGCTTGGGGTTCACCATCTAACAATGTGAAG GTTGCACGGGCATCACCATCTCGGCTTGAAAAG AGTGACTTTAACGAAGAGGCAGCCAGTGGAACAAGCAAAAGTGAAGAAAATACTCAGCACGCCAAAGAAAAATACATTGATAGATTGATATCAAAAATTACATCTTCTCATATGCATAGTCAGGCAGGTATGGACAGTCAAAATAGTGCGGATGAAACAACAGATCATGAATTTGGACATGATGATCATCTCCATGGTGAGACAAGAGACTTGTCAGAAAACAAAAAAGCTAAATCTATAAAAAGACAAGTAACGATGAGTTGGAAAGCTCTTGGAGTTCAGATCACAAATGGTCGACTGAAGCCAGTGAAGTCTGTTCAGATTAGAGACTCTATGACTCCAAATGTGTTTTTGGGCAACACTGAGATTACtaagaatgaaatgaaagaaCAGACACCCATAGAAACTAGTATTGCTAAAAGTACTGCAGTGGAGAAAAAAGAACCAACGAATACCGTGGAGAAAAAAGAACCAAAGAGTACTGGTGAGAAAAAAGAACCAAAGAATACCGTGGAGAAAAAAGAACCAAAGAATACTACCAGTACTACTTCAGCTACTGAAAAAAGAGTTCCTGCAAATGTTTTGTCGAAGAGTAAACCTGAACAGGAGTCTAGAATTCAGATGCTTGAGGAAGAACTGAAAGAAGCTGCAGCTATTGAAGTTGGCCTTTATTCTGTAGTTGCTGAGCATGGAAGTTCGATGAACAAGGTTCACACCCCAGCCAGGCGCCTTGCTAGATTTTATCTCCACGCCTGGAGAACAAAATCCCCTGCTAAACAGGCAAGTGCTGCTAGAGCTGCTGTTTCAGGATTAGCTTTGGTTTCTAAAGCATGTGGAAGCGATGTTCCAAG GTTGACTTTCTGGCTGTCAAATTCCATTATGTTAAGAGCAATCATCAGCCAGGCTGCTGCTGGACTGCAATTTAATGAAGGGGCACCCACTGAAAGTACTGTCAACAGAGGTAAGTCTGCGTTAGAGAAAATATATATGCAGCAAAGCATCAAATACATCGCCAACCAAGGGAACAAGAATTATTTAGTTAAGCAATATTATAACTGGGAGGATATCGAATCATTCACTCAAGCATTGGAAAAACTTGAAGGTTGGATCTTCTCCAAGATCACCAAGTCTCTTTGGTGGCAG ACTCTGACTCCACATATGCAGTTTGGGACTGCAAAAACTAGTAAGACTAGGGCCTCAAGAGTGAAGAAAACATATGGTAGTAGACATTCTTTGGGTGATCAAGAGCAGGGTAAACTTTCTGTAAAACTTTGGAAAAGAGCTCTGAAGGATGCCTGTGAAAGGCTTTGTCCCCTTCGAGCACTGGGACATAAATGTGGCTGCTTACCTGTTCTGCCAAAGTTG GTAATGAAACAGTTGGTGAGTAGATTGGATGTGGCAATGTTCAATGCGATTCTTCGTGAATCCACCGAAGAAATGCCAACAGATCCAATGTTTGATCCTATAAGTGATCGTAAGGTCCTTCCAATTCCTCCTGGAAAATCAAGCTTTGGAGCTGGGGCACAGTTGAAAAATGCT GTCGGAAGCTGGTCTAGATGGCTGACTGATCTTATTGGCTTTGAAGATGAAGACTCACCGGAGTATAGTAACATCTTTGGAAATGACAAGAAAACAGAATCATTCAAGGCTTTTCGACTCCTTAATGCATTGAGCAACCTCATGATGCTTCCATTTGAAGTGCTCATCGATGCATCCACAAGAAAAGAA GTCTGCCCAATATTCAGTCCAGTTTTGATCAAAAGAGTCCTTGCTAATTTTGTCCCAGATGAGTTCCGTCCAAATCCAATTCCGAAAAATGTTGTAGAGACCCTGGATTCTGAA GATGTACCAGGAGAGCCCTACACTAGCTTCCCTTGTACTGCAACCTGGACGGCCTATACACCTCCTCCAGCATTGTCTCTCACCACTTTTATAGAGAAGGTTGGAAATCAAGTTCCAAAGAGTAGTGGTTCATCTGTGCTTAAGAAAACATACACCAGTGATGTTGAGCTTGATGAGCTAGACTCACCGTTTACTTCGTTCCTTGCTGATAGCTTCAAGGATTATCCAAATTTAGCAAAACCTGCAAGGAATGTTGTCAGATACCAGCTTCTCCGTGAAGCATGGAAACAGGTTCCACCATGA
- the LOC107010383 gene encoding uncharacterized protein LOC107010383 isoform X1 yields MERHLTVVKPSRSDEVLDEDEQLRIANQVKALFDAQAPKRLAKPNRSEPDSVIPNSPLEDFPIPELDNLRSLQSQGGSFFPETNCSEQDEFVETQYYNELVSIDKQHHTVLYSSLSHETTGSGFIKVVNQTNGNIYDLQLNGGYENGRAKEFKTNPATNDWIPSNDDYQVGFTSSKPSRSESD; encoded by the exons ATGGAACGGCATCTAACGGTGGTTAAACCTAGCCGGAGCGACGAAGTTTTAGACGAAGATGAGCAGCTGCGAATCGCCAACCAGGTCAAAGCCTTGTTCGATGCTCAAGCACCTAAAAGACTCGCCAAACCTAATCGCAGCGAACCTGATTCAGTCATCCCCAATTCCCCTTTAGAAGATTTCCCTATTCCAGAACTTGACAATCTCCGATCTCTTCAATCACAG GGTGGTAGCTTTTTTCCGGAAACTAATTGCTCGGAGCAAGACGAGTTCGTGGAAACTCAGTATTACAATGAGTTGGTTTCCATTGACAAACAGCATCACACGGTTCTCTACTCGTCTCTTTCGCACGAAACG ACTGGAAGTGGGTTCATAAAGGTGGTCAATCAAACGAATGGAAACATTTACGATCTTCAATTGAATGGTGGTTATGAGAATGGTAGAGCCAAAGAGTTCAAAACTAATCCAGCGACAAACGACTGGATTCCGAGTAATGATGATTATCAG GTTGGATTCACCTCCTCAAAACCCAGCCGGAGCGAAAGTGATTAG
- the LOC107010383 gene encoding uncharacterized protein LOC107010383 isoform X3, which yields MERHLTVVKPSRSDEVLDEDEQLRIANQVKALFDAQAPKRLAKPNRSEPDSVIPNSPLEDFPIPELDNLRSLQSQGGSFFPETNCSEQDEFVETQYYNELVSIDKQHHTTGSGFIKVVNQTNGNIYDLQLNGGYENGRAKEFKTNPATNDWIPSNDDYQVGFTSSKPSRSESD from the exons ATGGAACGGCATCTAACGGTGGTTAAACCTAGCCGGAGCGACGAAGTTTTAGACGAAGATGAGCAGCTGCGAATCGCCAACCAGGTCAAAGCCTTGTTCGATGCTCAAGCACCTAAAAGACTCGCCAAACCTAATCGCAGCGAACCTGATTCAGTCATCCCCAATTCCCCTTTAGAAGATTTCCCTATTCCAGAACTTGACAATCTCCGATCTCTTCAATCACAG GGTGGTAGCTTTTTTCCGGAAACTAATTGCTCGGAGCAAGACGAGTTCGTGGAAACTCAGTATTACAATGAGTTGGTTTCCATTGACAAACAGCATCACACG ACTGGAAGTGGGTTCATAAAGGTGGTCAATCAAACGAATGGAAACATTTACGATCTTCAATTGAATGGTGGTTATGAGAATGGTAGAGCCAAAGAGTTCAAAACTAATCCAGCGACAAACGACTGGATTCCGAGTAATGATGATTATCAG GTTGGATTCACCTCCTCAAAACCCAGCCGGAGCGAAAGTGATTAG
- the LOC107010383 gene encoding uncharacterized protein LOC107010383 isoform X2 gives MERHLTVVKPSRSDEVLDEDEQLRIANQVKALFDAQAPKRLAKPNRSEPDSVIPNSPLEDFPIPELDNLRSLQSQGGSFFPETNCSEQDEFVETQYYNELVSIDKQHHTTGSGFIKVVNQTNGNIYDLQLNGGYENGRAKEFKTNPATNDWIPSNDDYQVFDTSSSLTLHVFNYTK, from the exons ATGGAACGGCATCTAACGGTGGTTAAACCTAGCCGGAGCGACGAAGTTTTAGACGAAGATGAGCAGCTGCGAATCGCCAACCAGGTCAAAGCCTTGTTCGATGCTCAAGCACCTAAAAGACTCGCCAAACCTAATCGCAGCGAACCTGATTCAGTCATCCCCAATTCCCCTTTAGAAGATTTCCCTATTCCAGAACTTGACAATCTCCGATCTCTTCAATCACAG GGTGGTAGCTTTTTTCCGGAAACTAATTGCTCGGAGCAAGACGAGTTCGTGGAAACTCAGTATTACAATGAGTTGGTTTCCATTGACAAACAGCATCACACG ACTGGAAGTGGGTTCATAAAGGTGGTCAATCAAACGAATGGAAACATTTACGATCTTCAATTGAATGGTGGTTATGAGAATGGTAGAGCCAAAGAGTTCAAAACTAATCCAGCGACAAACGACTGGATTCCGAGTAATGATGATTATCAGGTTTTTGATACATCGAGTTCATTGACTCTCCATGTGTTTAATTATACGAAATAA
- the LOC107011914 gene encoding protein MRG1 isoform X1 yields MVNSKNNSSTDSENSSGDVPDSKPSLYFEGEKVLAYHGPRIYEAKVQKAELRKNEWRYFVHYLGWNKNWDEWVGADRLMKHTEDNVLKQQALDKKQGMEKSTKSGRSAPAKPKSSADVKLDKEETKSNVPKGKKRKTDSGAEKGNVSVEKLVKIQIPSTLKKQLVDDWEFIMHQNKLVKLPRSPTVDDILTKYLEYRSKKDGMMTDSVGEILNGIRCYFDKALPALLLYKKERQQYHEAVSDNVSPSSVYGAEHLLRLFVKLPELIAYAKIDEESLTKLQQKFLDFLKFLQKNQGTFFLSAYDGPKASEGNGKDKES; encoded by the exons ATGGTTAACTCAAAAAACAACTCTTCTACCGACAGCGAAAACTCCTCCGGTGACGTTCCCGACTCTAAACCTAGTCTCTACTTTGAAGGCGAGAAGGTTCTCGCTTATCATGGCCCTCGCATCTACGAAGCAAAG GTCCAAAAAGCAGAGCTGCGGAAGAACGAATGGAGATACTTCGTTCATTACCTT GGCTGGAACAAAAA TTGGGATGAATGGGTAGGAGCTGACCGCTTGATGAAGCACACGGAAGACAACGTCTTGAAGCAGCAAGCCCTGGACAAGAAGCAGGGCATGGAGAAAAGTACTAAATCTGGACGTTCAGCACCggcaaaacccaaaagctcagCTG ATGTTAAACTGGACAAGGAAGAAACTAAGAGCAATG TTCCAAAAGGGAAAAAGCGCAAAACTGACTCAGGCGCTGAG AAGGGCAATGTATCTGTAGAGAAACTTGTGAAGATTCAGATTCCATCTACTTTGAAGAAGCAACTAGTTGATGATTGGGAGTTCATCATGCACCAGAATAAG CTTGTGAAGCTCCCACGATCGCCCACTGTGGATGATATATTGACCAAGTACCTTGAATACCGATCCAAAAAGGACGGGAT GATGACTGATTCAGTTGGGGAGATACTGAATGGAATTCGATGCTATTTTGACAAAGCACTGCCTGCACTTTTATTGTACAAGAAGGAGCGCCAACAGTATCATGAAGCAGTTTCAGATAATGTCTCTCCATCTAGTGTATATGGTGCTGAACATCTATTGCGCCTTTTTG TAAAATTACCCGAGTTGATTGCATATGCAAAAATTGACGAGGAGTCATTAACGAAGTTGCAACAGAAATTTCTAGACTTTCTCAA GTTTTTGCAGAAAAACCAGGGTACTTTCTTCCTATCTGCTTATGATGGTCCTAAAGCCTCTGAAGGAAATGGCAAGGATAAAGAAAGCTGA
- the LOC107011914 gene encoding protein MRG1 isoform X2, translating into MVNSKNNSSTDSENSSGDVPDSKPSLYFEGEKVLAYHGPRIYEAKVQKAELRKNEWRYFVHYLGWNKNWDEWVGADRLMKHTEDNVLKQQALDKKQGMEKSTKSGRSAPAKPKSSADVKLDKEETKSNVPKGKKRKTDSGAEGNVSVEKLVKIQIPSTLKKQLVDDWEFIMHQNKLVKLPRSPTVDDILTKYLEYRSKKDGMMTDSVGEILNGIRCYFDKALPALLLYKKERQQYHEAVSDNVSPSSVYGAEHLLRLFVKLPELIAYAKIDEESLTKLQQKFLDFLKFLQKNQGTFFLSAYDGPKASEGNGKDKES; encoded by the exons ATGGTTAACTCAAAAAACAACTCTTCTACCGACAGCGAAAACTCCTCCGGTGACGTTCCCGACTCTAAACCTAGTCTCTACTTTGAAGGCGAGAAGGTTCTCGCTTATCATGGCCCTCGCATCTACGAAGCAAAG GTCCAAAAAGCAGAGCTGCGGAAGAACGAATGGAGATACTTCGTTCATTACCTT GGCTGGAACAAAAA TTGGGATGAATGGGTAGGAGCTGACCGCTTGATGAAGCACACGGAAGACAACGTCTTGAAGCAGCAAGCCCTGGACAAGAAGCAGGGCATGGAGAAAAGTACTAAATCTGGACGTTCAGCACCggcaaaacccaaaagctcagCTG ATGTTAAACTGGACAAGGAAGAAACTAAGAGCAATG TTCCAAAAGGGAAAAAGCGCAAAACTGACTCAGGCGCTGAG GGCAATGTATCTGTAGAGAAACTTGTGAAGATTCAGATTCCATCTACTTTGAAGAAGCAACTAGTTGATGATTGGGAGTTCATCATGCACCAGAATAAG CTTGTGAAGCTCCCACGATCGCCCACTGTGGATGATATATTGACCAAGTACCTTGAATACCGATCCAAAAAGGACGGGAT GATGACTGATTCAGTTGGGGAGATACTGAATGGAATTCGATGCTATTTTGACAAAGCACTGCCTGCACTTTTATTGTACAAGAAGGAGCGCCAACAGTATCATGAAGCAGTTTCAGATAATGTCTCTCCATCTAGTGTATATGGTGCTGAACATCTATTGCGCCTTTTTG TAAAATTACCCGAGTTGATTGCATATGCAAAAATTGACGAGGAGTCATTAACGAAGTTGCAACAGAAATTTCTAGACTTTCTCAA GTTTTTGCAGAAAAACCAGGGTACTTTCTTCCTATCTGCTTATGATGGTCCTAAAGCCTCTGAAGGAAATGGCAAGGATAAAGAAAGCTGA